The following proteins are encoded in a genomic region of Clostridia bacterium:
- the groES gene encoding co-chaperone GroES, which translates to MNIRPLYDRIVVKRIEEQETTHNGIFIPDSAKEKPQEGEVIAVGHGKRLENGELVALDVKVGDRVLFGKYSGTETKVVGTEYIVMREDDVLGVFDSAAQAATKAT; encoded by the coding sequence ATGAATATTCGACCCTTGTACGACCGCATCGTGGTAAAGCGGATAGAGGAACAGGAGACCACGCACAACGGCATCTTTATCCCCGATTCCGCCAAGGAGAAACCCCAGGAGGGCGAAGTGATTGCCGTAGGCCATGGCAAGAGGCTGGAGAACGGCGAATTGGTTGCCCTCGACGTCAAGGTCGGCGACCGCGTCCTCTTCGGCAAGTACTCCGGCACCGAGACGAAGGTGGTCGGAACAGAGTACATCGTTATGCGCGAGGACGACGTTCTCGGCGTTTTCGATTCGGCTGCCCAGGCGGCCACCAAAGCTACCTAA